The Cydia strobilella chromosome 5, ilCydStro3.1, whole genome shotgun sequence region GAGACTGCAAGTAAACACTGTCTTTATTAAATTACTAgcctttgcccgcgacttcgtctgtcgTGGACTTTTATTCACAAATGTTTTCATTGCGTTTTTACTGCTGTCTCTTTTGTCACTGCTAGGTCCCGGCAGAATACCAGCGCTGCGGCAGCAATGCTGCAGCACATGCTGAGTCGGCGCCTttcgtgacaaaaaaaaacctagtagttagttagtaattagtttagtagtaactttattgcacaatataacaaataaagtacaaatggcggacttaatgcctaaaggcattctctaccagtatAGAACTtaccatacttacttactttttagtatagtACTTAGAcataagttttagttttattataagtacattattttttttgtcacgCTAATGTTTTGCAATAAAGTTCTTATCTATCTAATAGCGCCTAGATAAATTCaaatggcaatcattcaatttgaacatatgcttaattgcttacacaaattattttatttattttttattttatttatttagaaacaaacagtctcttatattaataagttgttacaatgtagggtaatagacttatagacctacagtttcctaaaaaatagtatgaaaaccatgtgacttatataaatactaaattagactagaaatagaaattccaagttgtcaaaacaatgttacaacaatactctttcattttaacaaaaataaaacaagaatggaaaataaaacaaaaatggataaaactaaaatggataaattgtaaacaaaacaaaagtgcaattaaagtaaattttctaattaaagcctgTTAAAGCCTATTAATACACTTCAAGGTTATCAGGctattcattaattatctcaattccaccccgcttttgaccatcttaagggatgattttcgggataaaaactatcctatgtccttctcagggactcaaactatctctatgccaaatttcaactaaatcgtttcagcggtttaagcgtgaagaggtaacacacagacagacagacagacagactttcgcatttataatattagtatggattacacGAGTCTAATCATACTAATCAGttactatttttagggttccgtggtcAACTaaccttatagtttcgccatgttctCTGTCTCctgaggctttgctccgtgatcgttagtgatAAATTTggaattattatataaattaatcatgtcgacaaagtggtaaaataaaaacttatggtACCTCCCCTAAACGTAAAGtggggatgttttttttttcgtttcaaccctatggtgtggggtgtcgttggataggtcttttaaaataagtaggtaggttgGGGTCTTCAATAACCATATtcgataaagtaaatattttcggaaataatctctgaaagaaaaaataatgtgcccccttctaacttttgaaccatggctccaacaaatatgaaataaaaaaacgtaaCAGTAGAGCTTAATAAAAACATTCAATAAAAACTATAGCAAATGTAAAGCCGCTTTTGAGTCGCAAAAAGTCTTATCTTCTTAGtcaaaagacgtacaaagcgctgcgaagtTAAACCGCAAACTGACCCCCCTAAAACAAATTTTTATGCAGGGGTGTCAGTTATCTATGCAGCTTACTGTCCCTTTTGTTTGTGTATTTTGCTTGTTTTGACACGCTCGCATGCACAAAACATGCAGGCAAACATGTGCATGCACGTAATACATAGCTATGGATATGACccttttaatttgtcaggatATCGTcgtcgacggatacgtctgggaatacatcatcatcatcatttatataatactcactagccAAAAGAAACTCAGTCGCCGAGGCCGAAACCGGTCAGGACAGGATGAcgaatacttacttactaatacCCCGTTCAAGGCATTCTGTTGTcacggacgggtaactacggaaccctacactgagaaTGGTCTGACATgttcttggccggttttttgataaATACAGTTGCGCATAGCGTACTCATTTTTATGTCAGTAGTAACGCGGTACTTTCAGTACTAAACCTACTGTGCATTCAGACTTTCGCAgtgaacaaatcattttaagtcttagttattcaattcaatcaattttttatacaatatacgTATTTTACAAgtccatttaaaaatatatatatctggTTTTAGTATGGGTTATATCTGTGATCTAGTTCTAAATTTTCTGCACAACTATTTGCCTctgaatacaattttttttattcgcgcCATTTTTGGCCATTATTTCAGCTTCAGCTGCAATAAGTTATATTTGACTACCCAAAAAATACATTGCAGTGTTCTATCCTTCATTATTCCattgatattatattattctgGAAACTTGAACTTTGGTGCACAATGGATATTAGTTTTTGAGTATTTCATCAGTATTTGGATTACTCTCATAGTAGAAAACgactgttttataaaatatctGAGTTCTATCAAACGTGCAGCACGAACCCTCGAACTTAATCCTTCGAACTTAGAAAGCTTCCGGCTATACGTAATCTTCTTTTCAATGGCTTTTATAAGAATTTGTATTAGTCTTAACGCTTTGGAAGTTATTTTAAATCTCCCTCTAGTATTTTTGATGTATTTCTTCATTTATACCTCTATGGATTTCAGTCACCTTATTAGAATTTCTATATTTGACATATTGTACGGTAGAATGATAAAACTTCGAAATTATTTTGAGCGTATCTTCATTCGGCCGCCTGGTGATTACACAAATATGACAACTGATTTAAAAAGAGGATTATTAGCTTATAAACTGCTTGTCGATAGCGTTAAGCTTCTGGATAAATTGCAAGCAACGGTAATTCTCACATTGCAATTATATAGGTGCAACATTTTCGCTTAGCTTTAATTTATACAAGATATACCATACTACTATAAACGTCAGCTCCACATCCTAAAAGCAGTCACGCGTACCCACCGATCCTTACTTAACTCTTCGTCATATAAGGAGATGCTACTAAAGAGAACCTTCAAAGCCCGTCTACCCCCAGTTAGGTCTGCGTTGGCCAGAAAGTCTCCAGACTTCGCACATCCGTACACCTATAACAATATTTGTAGGGCTCTAGATATAAAATCATTGTCGGTTCACAATGTCAAATTTAAAGTGACAAGATGGTTGAATACTTTATCTTATGCTGAGACGGAAAAACTGACAATGAAGGCTTAACCTACCCACATAATACAAACCTGCAAACATGCACACACTCCTTTTTGGCACACTCACACATACCACCCACACAAACACACGCTCACACCCAAACTTGAATATCATGTTTAGATCTTTTAGTTTAGCTTCTGTATTCTTTAGCTTGTATTGTAGTAATTACttttagtattagtatttagtattagtattaagatataataataacgtggacataattgtcaatcgctctcgcagacttccaagatacaggctcagcctagtttggagtctgacggatatatcgatgcacatgtaaacaacttttatgataataaactatttgtattttgtatttgtataataaaaattagtaataagtatatactcgtatttttagGAAGCCTTATAGGGTCACTGGCGTGTCTGTTtgttgtctgtctgttcgtttgTCACATACAattttctcagaaactattAGACCGAGTTGATGGACGAGTAATTTAAGTCATAGAATTTTAAATGTTGCTGCCATTTTCAGGGGATAAACaagagaataaaaaaatatttacagaaaatTGTTCATTACCCACAGATTGTAGGAAAACCTACAAAGGTCAAGCGTGAGTCAAACCTAaggaaaaaacaatatttttcttcAAAAAATACTGTGTGAACGTAACCCTCGctcgagtacgactcgcacctggccgattttttttatcagaaaacaaagctaaaattgttttttgattttttgatagattttgttaaaaatgtcaataagacgattatttatttattttttataaactgaaatgtcATATATATTAATGAAAAAGTGACGACGCCCTCCAGTGGTGATccgggcttcgtcactttttctgtaatatatgacatctatttcattttataatttatatgtaagtagtttgactactacttaaaaaacacaaaccaaaatatttaataaaataatttgatttggtcccaaagttttgtatttattatttattcgtttAAAATTTCAATCATGCAGGCAACCAGgcccatattaaatatacataccttacaaactaacttataataggtacataatatatgtacctattttattaacttaaaactaaacactatttatgcgACAAAATGGCTAATACCTACTACTATTCTTTTTTAATTCACTATAGATGTCGTtcgttaattaattatatatattttcctGTTTTTTAGTACTTTGTGGTCCTGGTGATGCGTTTCTTACACTGTATCTTACAACTTCaagcaaatattttattacaatccaattCTGAGGGGGtatgaattttaataatatttttatttctccgTTATCTATTATTAAACACAGAGGTACCTTTCATTTAAATAGTTATACCTACATGTTTCAGATCGATTGGAGGGTTTATCTATGCGATACAATATACGCAGTCGTGCTAGTTTCTACTCCGGCAGTGTTAATAGGACTGATCCAGATGGAAGTTGATCATATTTCATTAATACTGAGAATCCAGTATTCCAAATGTAACGGTAATCATGTACCTTTACTAATTAGCTATTTATTTTGATCTTTAAGAATTAATAACAATTATTCACatacgatatatatatacagtggtgctactaaacgaaattaattaCTAGCTTAATTCTAAattaggcccttgaggcattgtaccaaggatgctggcggcatttcctcgctgtatcgcaatgctgatactttgtgcgaggaagccgccagctctatCGATCACCAGTTatgtcaaccagacgcttcgcgatttctgcaaacaacccCAGGAACCTAGAGTTTAAACTCAAAATGGTACAAAATGGCTCTCTAACGAGGCTCTCATACTTATTAcgtttaaaatttcggcgctttccacCGCTCCGCCCGCTGTTACATTAGACCGTTGAAGGTGGGACGGTATGCCaatgtgtctacgcaggtagcatcccacaccaacacccgtcccaagctccaaggaactaAGGAcaccccatcgggcctcttgccatcatccctgataatgccagtcggctcaagaagagcagGCACATTGACGGTGGCAAGATACCggcggattatgtcattaagcaacgcatgtcttgaaaaacggcctgCACTTTTTGGTGTCCATGGTGTGAATCGTGAATTAATTACCAATCATCATCATACATTATATCTAcctatgtattttcaattttctgCAAAAATATGATGATGTGAGATGATATGCCGATCTAGGTAAGTTAAGTGGTCAAGTACCTAATGGATTGTTTAATTTTCAGATGTCTATCTACGAGCCGCCATTTCAAAAGGCATTAGTTACTTAAAGCTGCGGCCGTTTAAGTTTCACATCTGGCGCATCATACCGATCGACAATTCGCTACCGATCAACTTCATCAGTCTTTTATTCACTTACAGTTTATTAATTTTGCAGGTGAACAAAATCTTTTAGAGTTGTATTGTTGGAAACTCAATAATTCTAGTGTATCGGTAACAGGTAGGTAGATTAGGTAAATCGGTACATATTATTGTAAAGTGTatccccaggtagcatttagacgtcattatgacgacctttaagtcattatgacgtataaatgacgtcgtTATGACATCActtgtacgtcgctgacgtcactttgctacctgcgTCGGTAACTGGTAGGTAGATTAGGTAAATCGGTACATATTATTCTAAAGTGTATGGGTAACAGGCAGGTAGATAactctatacatataattttttaccAGATCAGATTGATTCTCTTTATTCTTTAATAGAAAAGTGGATAATTGCTctttatcaaaaaatctaaatcaaAAGTTGGTTATTTAGATAACCAGGATCCACatattgttagttacatattttattctCAAGAATTCATTATTTTAGAAATTCGAATTTGAAGcactcatttttaaattttttaaattgaattagaAGGAAAAAACACGATTTTACaactttaaatacatttaaactatgaatatgttaatatatatgttaatgacattaattatgtgtacaaaacgcgagtttagtgttatataattatattatatctgGTACCTACTAACTTTCTTTGCTAGAaattgtcataaaaataataatagggtGAGTAGAAGTTATACCTACAAAACTTTCATGTTTCATGtgttcccaggtagcatttatacgtcatcatgACGTCACcgacgtctttatgacgtcaccgacgtctttatgacgtcataatgacgtcattgtttcgtcattaagacgtcgctgacgtcactttgctacctgggttgatTGTATGGCAGCAGCGCAGCGGCTCAGTGGCGGCGGGTCCGTGTTACTCTTAAAAGCAGTTTTCGAAAACATGATCATGATGAACAACTGGGGAGATACGACAttttcttaaatcgtctatttttatctctttgttaacttaaacagCCTGTAActcctaaagtattgatcgtaaTTTagtaatttgtagaaaattttatgtagaaagtTTTgcccgaagtaattataatgcaatTCACGAGAAATTCACGAACGTTGTATGAAACCTTTAGACGGCACATAGAGTACCGGAATGTTTCAGCTACGTGATTTtcgaatatatatttatttcgagATATCATTCATTTCGAGTAACTATTAGACTCATATTTTATGGCTATGTTaacttaagtacttacttcaAATGCTAAATGCCAATTCATTTTAATTTGCCCTAACACAAAACTATCTCAGAGGACTTTATCCGTTCTAACAAAGAAACTACGTATGAGGCGACACATTAGCAACTCATTATTATTGCTGTAAAAAACAATTCAAGCTTTGTTCCATATTCAAAAACCGTGTTTTGCGCGAACGCGTCCAAGTTCAACAGCCACGGCGCCCGCGCAGCCGCGGTGGAGGAAGGATGAGGCCGACCTACTTGTGGTTCCCTGACCTCCGCGGCAACCTAGCATAGCGCTCCTCCCTCTCGCACATCAGTACACCTCGGCATTCTCCTCTCGCTCACTCCCGGAATATTTTCGCACTAACACAAGTGCGTTCGGAAAATGGCGCAGAAGCGACGACGCTCGCGACCCGTGTGACAATGAGGTTTTTAAGGGTATAAAGTTTTACCGTTATTTTCTTAGATCATcaacaatttattttaagctatctTGTCTCGTATGGATATTTAAACGAATTTAGATAAGAGCTAAGTATATTGGGTTAGTAAGTTAGTAACTAGTCAGATTACAGAGCGAAACAAGAAAGTCAGtcaggatataatattgtttttctttatgttattctcgaactccccatcggcacacaaacctccataaggttttgcctacgatgggtcttgtaataatctaacaaactgtaatttgtttccttattcaataaaaaaaaagtattaatcattttattgaaattctcattacaattttattattacaaaaaaaaagagtaaTAATTATGATCTTAATATGTTtcttactatattttatttaacgtaCCTGCACCAATGAAGCCTGGTTCTTAAGAATCTTAAGCTAACCgacttttaaaattttatacttTAATAAATGTGGCTTCAAATTTTGCATCTATGCTCTCTAGTGCCAAAGACAAAACTGCAACTGTTTATGCTAACCaatgtttaagaaaaaaaagaattacgATGAGCCTTTTATTGCGCAGGTAATTTATAAAAGTATTCACACAATAACATATTTGACGCCATCTTGTGTAATACGTATTATGAGATAAAAATCTAAGTCAAAGCCGTGCGATAACATAACTTTGGCGTGGCCCAAAAGAACATAACTTTGCCATGTAAGGCGGGACACGAATGTGCTGAATTTCATTTTCTAAAGCCCGATTACACGAAGGTGACGCAAGCTGGAGGTCGTACGGCGACACGGGCCACGAAATCGAAAGGCGTTCGAAACAGAAATCGAAGGGAGCGATCCCGTTATCCTGGCGGACTTGCCGAGATGGAAAGCTACCGTTAGCAGTGTCATGATGCACTGACTCATGGGCTATCCCGGCCGTCTTCTGATCCAGAAACTTTCTGACTTCGTTCACTTTAACGGGACCCCAATGAccatatttttcatatattttttttcatatttttttatttgtattaatcagTGTCAGtgttacaattaggtacatagGCATGCAAGATGGATgtcaaaacaaaacataaatacattattacaaAGAGaaatacaacaataaaattttaagaccgtcattaaacaaaattaaaagcaATAGTTAATCGTCGAGCTATTCATCCAAGAATAAAAGGGCATAAAAGGCCTTTTggattaaggggcccactgactatcagtccgccggacgatatcgacctgtcagttagaacaaaaatttgacagttccgaacaactgacaggccgatatcgtccggcggactgatagtcagtgggctccttaaagGAACGAACGACTTCAGTTTTAGTATAAATCCTGTTGGTGCGATCGTTTTCTATGTTCGTTGGGATCTTATTGTAAAGTTTaggaccttcgatctgaatcccttagttttctaatgtttttttgtagcttatcatattaactgcaacggctttaagcaatatagtatccatatttacttcaaagttcattgtcttcgagatatttggcatcaaaattgaacaattttaggccaacaaactggttttctggccataatttttgtgttaattagtttaaaattaaaaccttagagtGACCTTAGACcagtttttagagacgtcaaagacgacccaaatatgtagatttcgtatatagatagatagaatattctttattggcacacgtcagtaaaaacatacaaatgAAGAGAAGAAAAGAACAATCCTATATGTAAGATCACTGGAAGATCTTTTACAgccgtaggtacctactctaaGATCAATGAGCTGCCACCggaaaaacggacaagtgcgagtcggactcacccaccaaACCGGTTACCGGAAATGGTTACCGGTTATATGATATAACCGGTAaccgaatacaatattaatatgttctaattgaattagataaaaaaatctaccctgTTAAAACATGACTCAAAGAATGTAAAAGTAGACTAtaattgggacatttttttctttctctaatgttattattagtCGGGGGACCTTGATGTAGTGCATTTTCCCGTTCAAAAGGTCCCCCGATtgcaatcaaaataaaatacacaggtacagtcacatcgtaaatgtgcataaacctttgtatttactgtaaatgaccgtaagtgtacatttatattccaattcgaattcataaagttatgtaactaacatcaaaattatttttagcttttcagttcgcttaaaattccgcagtcgtgtttttaatttttttattaatttattttattttaaactaatatggtatctgaagctacataaactaattacagacatagatatacattatgaaccttatcctattgtattgtacaaagttttagagctaTCTAGCTTgtctattacaaaaaaaacgatCATTAGACGACAgtagtaccatagagtaacttatactagagcggtactgtcatagcatagagtaacttatactagagcggtactgtcatagtaaattttgtaaccccagtaaattcactgccatctgtcgacacactttaaaactaaaaatgaagatttataaatatacgatagaatgtatttaaatatagataaatgattttttttatttgcattatttatttttatgactttgacccatgttttttcactgaaatgcgttaaaattattaaataacaaacgaaaccgtcaacgccatctatacgacagtaggccaaagctagtagcgccctctgaacgagaatctaattttcttgattttcgaggcacgttttttccttagactgtatctatctattacggagttatatctatctttggtagtaccAAGCTGAAATGTACGTATATTTTACCTGTGTGAAAATTGTATACATTGtgttaaataaactaaattaaactaaaccaggattcgaacctgggACCTCCTCTGCTTCATACACAGGGTCACTACAGGCTACAAGGCCGTAAATCGTACattgacaaacgccaaacgaaaagaaaaaaatatatcgggatgtcagatgctacgaaaagtcacgttaTGGCAGGTTATGGTCACGTTTCTATTAACGATTGTCATCCAGTACTCTGTGTCCATGTCTCGTGTCCTGTTGAGCGGCGAGCGCAACGCAACgcggcgcccgggcgccgccCCACGTAGCTGTAACGGTACCAGCAAGTCCTGAGATTTTTAAGTACTGCGGAGCACTCCGGTAAACCAGTTCATGGCTGAACCCCTATGGAGCGAAGTTCTTACGTATGTGAAGGTCACACTTAAAGGCGAGTGCCTGCGAAGCGATGGGGATAGCCCTGGGCAAAACAACACGGGCCGTTTTTTCGCTAATCAACCTGTTACGGATATATAAATGGACTTTTCTTGCCGAAGAAATAAGTAGCTACCAGTTCTGTTTGGTTTGTACAAGAGTTTTATACATTCAACttaacctaaaggggcccactgactatcagtccgccggacgatatcggcctgtcagttagaacaaaaatttgacagttccgaacaactgacaggtcgatatcgtccggcggactgatagtcagtaggcccctttaaaATAACTTTGATTGACTGGCGTGTTTTAAGATTTGGCGCCCTGCGGCAGTAGCAAGGACGCATTTTCAttgtctgtcaccatgcctgtcacgttctaacaagtatgtaagtgcgaaagtgacgggcatagtgacaggcgataaccATGGacagtcatattttattatctctgaaaacttgtcaataacctgttaaaggtacagtatgtataagttactctatggtttactaaaaaggctagtcctgcactctagtggcagaacatttcattcatttcatttcatttcatttcattttcatttattcaccATAAAGTAATATGTGCATTACATGGTATGTCGTTACAAGCTTAGAtacttaaaataagtacaatacattacaatatatagaaatgaattaaaacattgcagtaatatcccctattatgtACAGTTTAAGCTTGACCAGTAAAAGTTATATATGATAATAGTCAAGAGGGCGTTGTCATTCTATAGGGattagggtgacagttcagtatagtatgaaaaaattaattccagtgaaattccgcaacatggcgcgtgataaTTCCTGACACTGCGTTCCTAACAGATTtgtatacgtcattatgacgttgctgacgtcactttgctacctgttatctacacacatattataaactgtctatgatatattcacttacctcatattacagccgacatatTGAGGCATatttgctctctggcggaattcgcggatatgaggtggcgacTCCGAAaaatctttatcgcacatttgcacgaaacttttgctagttactttaaaaacaacaaaataaattattttttacttacaaactaatgagggctatcgtttttttgctcaccagttggcgcctctgttgatggtggtccaaaagactaaagaacagctgtcagtcattgaagtaacaagtgacatttgacatttcgaactatggaaaagaccaccatctacactagcgcccctagcggcgaaatcatacgcgttagccctcattaaaagataaactgcacgtcaaatggcggtaaagaaaacttttctcacgcatgtcacgcatccgtagttaatttttaaattcagaTACAAACTAGAGTCGGGGTCGATTTCCATATTGTTCGATACTTGCGAGATTAttcaaattgtatgcaattgacatttcatttcgaataaaatgtcatctcgactgatattagaatagggtTATAGCGAATGGTTTCGTGGACGCGACGGGAAACGGCGATGAGAGCAGCTGTAGCGTTGGTTACTGTAGTTTTCGCGCGGTCTCGAACGCAGCTCGGCGACTTCGAGTGATAATCTTCTTATCTCGCCGATGAGGAATTGGGTGTCGAGAGCTGAGGTAGTCGGTGGAAAACCCATCTTCTTGGTTGTGATTCTCTTCTTGCTTCTTGTTCAGTCGGTGGTCACCACTATAGCGAATGGTTTCGTGGACGCGACAGGAAACGGCGATGAGAGCGGCTGTATCGTTGGTTACTGTAGTTTTCGCGCGGTCTCGAACGCTTAAtcaaattgctttttttttttcagatatgtTCGAAATTTGATTGTCATTATGAAATCGATTTAGATATACTAATGAAGCTAAACATTTTCACAGGTGtaagaaatttgctgtaactaaacagtttatctttatGTTGGctattatttgtgccattttcaatcaaaagggtacttattgtcggttgtcaataaggcgctatttccatatagcttcaattcgaaatcaaccttatcgacgagcgacaatgtggtaccttttggttgaaaacgtcacatttacggATTTCGAAGGCAATATAGGTACAGGgattatgatatgatatgtgtgtagataaaaatattttgaaacgttGACTTGTAAATACGTTTGTGAACTCCTACTCCCACTGTACCTAATTTAAAGTAATCAACaagaagataatattttattaaccaCAGAGTGACGCCTgcaaaaaaacattacctacaattCTGAAATAATGAACACTGCGCCTTGATTTGCGTAGGCTTTAGGTAGTGTTTAAAATAGCACTATTAAATCTAGAAAACTTTTATTGCGTACCCCTAGTTCCAAAATCCTTCTCGATAATAATGTAAAACTAAAATGttagaagaaaataataatgaaactgttatttttactttGATTGCAATGCCATCTATGTAAACATTGTGGTACTACGAAGTGAAGTAGGCACGAGTGTGGGCAAGTATACTTGAACCACTGCCTCATTAAATATCATAAGTATTGGACTTTTCCGCAAGAGGGCGTTCATACCCCGGATGTTAATGTAGTTTTTTTCCTCAACTTATACTAGGTATGAATATAAACGGGTATACTATTTATAATACAGTCCTGATTGCTTTCAATGAAGATTATTTGTTTATCGATAACCAGTACCTAGataattacaagttacaagtcaAACATAATAATATCCGTCATCAACTACTGGAAAGTTTGTagtgcaagttgcggaaagtttccaaaatgttGGAAAAGTTATCggaaatttcacaggaaacaaaggaattttttattttggtacTGGAAAAAATTCGATTCCTGTCCAAAAATAAGAACTAAACGTTTTACCTACGTGGAAATttacaattttgaaaaatttccaacgGCACATC contains the following coding sequences:
- the LOC134741729 gene encoding uncharacterized protein LOC134741729; this translates as MGYICDLVLNFLHNYLPLNTIFFIRAIFGHYFSFSCNKLYLTTQKIHCSVLSFIIPLILYYSGNLNFGAQWILVFEYFISIWITLIVENDCFIKYLSSIKRAARTLELNPSNLESFRLYVIFFSMAFIRICISLNALEVILNLPLVFLMYFFIYTSMDFSHLIRISIFDILYGRMIKLRNYFERIFIRPPGDYTNMTTDLKRGLLAYKLLVDSVKLLDKLQATIDWRVYLCDTIYAVVLVSTPAVLIGLIQMEVDHISLILRIQYSKCNDVYLRAAISKGISYLKLRPFKFHIWRIIPIDNSLPINFISLLFTYSLLILQVNKIF